A section of the Agromyces aurantiacus genome encodes:
- a CDS encoding CBS domain-containing protein: MTVARDLMTPDPTCVKEYQTLVDAARMMRDLDVGALPICGNDDRLKGMLTDRDIVVKCLAEGGDPSTATAGSLAEGKPVTIGADDDIREALEVMQQYQVRRLPVIDGHDLVGIISQADVARELSAAATGETVAEISEA, translated from the coding sequence ATGACCGTGGCACGTGACCTCATGACCCCCGATCCGACCTGCGTGAAGGAATACCAGACGCTCGTCGACGCCGCCCGCATGATGCGCGACCTCGACGTCGGCGCGCTGCCCATCTGCGGCAACGACGACCGGCTCAAGGGCATGCTCACCGACCGCGACATCGTCGTGAAGTGCCTCGCCGAGGGCGGCGACCCGTCGACCGCGACCGCCGGCAGCCTCGCCGAGGGCAAGCCGGTCACGATCGGCGCCGACGACGACATCCGCGAGGCGCTCGAAGTGATGCAGCAGTACCAGGTGCGCCGCCTGCCCGTGATCGACGGGCACGACCTCGTCGGCATCATCAGCCAGGCGGATGTCGCACGCGAGCTCTCTGCCGCCGCGACCGGCGAGACGGTCGCCGAGATCTCGGAGGCCTGA